A section of the Acidobacterium capsulatum ATCC 51196 genome encodes:
- a CDS encoding complex I subunit 4 family protein, protein MIFAGPLTWLTALPFAGAFAVLALSRNRALARALAILIAVASLLGTLALWVHFNAASSGMQFEQQYAWASSIGLTYHVGIDGLGLLLLVLSAIVVLMSLIASWSNPAHGPVYFALVLFLECGLFGTFTALNFLHWFLYWELTLIPAFFLVRQWGGAKRAQASLQFFLYTMVGSVALLVAFLALYLAAGTFDFLALAQWAHQGQLTAALQQQFAWTGWSGSSLALLLFWAVFLGFAVKTPVVPFHTWLPATYAEASSETTMLLTGAMSKMGVYGFLRILLPIFPEQMQQMLTPLLWLALASIVLPALAAWAQRDLKRTFAYSSVNHLGYCVLGICVVARFTGADPSLLLEKSAALTGVLLQIFSHGLTAAALFWFVALLERRNQGKRALTDFGGLRKIVPVFCGLMGIAIFASLGLPGLNGFPGEFLIFKGVFPLAGWAAALALLGLLFTAVFLLAVLQRVFFGPMRESQQQAPMPDLTAAERFAFAPVIALMLVLGFYPQLIAGKMTGTVAQWTAPQAAPLQTAANTVTNPSGYPVRATEAHR, encoded by the coding sequence ATGATCTTCGCAGGTCCACTCACCTGGCTTACCGCGCTTCCATTCGCAGGAGCCTTCGCCGTACTCGCGCTCTCGCGCAATCGTGCGCTTGCCCGCGCTCTGGCCATCCTCATTGCTGTGGCCTCGCTACTGGGCACGCTGGCCCTCTGGGTTCATTTCAACGCTGCAAGTTCCGGCATGCAATTTGAGCAGCAATATGCATGGGCGTCGTCGATCGGGCTCACCTACCACGTTGGCATTGACGGACTCGGTCTGCTCTTACTGGTGCTCTCAGCCATCGTTGTGCTCATGTCGCTCATCGCTTCCTGGAGCAACCCGGCGCACGGCCCGGTTTACTTCGCCCTGGTGCTCTTTCTGGAGTGCGGCCTCTTCGGCACCTTCACCGCTCTCAACTTCCTGCACTGGTTCCTCTATTGGGAGCTGACGCTCATCCCCGCGTTCTTTCTGGTGCGTCAGTGGGGCGGAGCCAAACGCGCACAAGCTTCGTTGCAATTCTTTCTCTACACCATGGTGGGCAGCGTCGCGCTCCTCGTCGCGTTCCTTGCGCTCTATCTCGCGGCTGGAACCTTCGACTTCCTCGCACTTGCACAATGGGCGCATCAGGGCCAGCTCACTGCCGCGCTACAACAGCAATTCGCCTGGACCGGATGGTCCGGCTCCTCGCTCGCACTGCTGCTCTTCTGGGCAGTCTTTCTTGGCTTCGCAGTCAAGACACCCGTGGTCCCGTTCCATACGTGGCTGCCGGCCACTTATGCCGAAGCTTCCAGCGAAACCACCATGCTCCTCACCGGCGCCATGTCCAAGATGGGCGTCTACGGCTTCCTCCGCATCCTGCTGCCCATCTTCCCCGAGCAGATGCAGCAGATGCTCACTCCGCTGCTCTGGCTCGCTCTCGCTTCCATCGTGTTGCCAGCGCTGGCTGCCTGGGCGCAGCGCGACCTCAAACGCACCTTCGCTTACTCCTCGGTCAACCACCTTGGCTATTGCGTGCTGGGCATCTGCGTCGTCGCGCGCTTTACAGGAGCAGACCCCTCCCTGCTCCTTGAAAAATCCGCCGCACTCACCGGTGTGCTACTGCAAATCTTCAGCCACGGCCTCACCGCCGCCGCGCTCTTCTGGTTTGTTGCGTTGCTTGAGCGCCGCAACCAGGGCAAGCGCGCTCTCACTGACTTTGGCGGTCTCCGCAAAATCGTTCCCGTCTTCTGCGGACTCATGGGCATCGCCATCTTTGCCTCACTCGGCCTGCCCGGTCTCAACGGATTTCCCGGCGAGTTCCTCATCTTCAAAGGCGTCTTCCCGCTCGCAGGCTGGGCCGCTGCTCTTGCCCTGCTGGGCCTGCTCTTCACGGCAGTTTTCCTGTTAGCCGTGCTGCAGCGCGTCTTCTTTGGCCCAATGCGTGAATCACAGCAACAAGCTCCCATGCCTGACCTCACCGCTGCGGAGCGCTTCGCCTTCGCTCCGGTTATCGCGCTCATGCTGGTGCTCGGCTTTTATCCCCAGCTCATCGCAGGCAAAATGACCGGCACCGTCGCGCAATGGACCGCCCCGCAGGCCGCACCGCTGCAAACTGCTGCCAACACAGTTACAAATCCCTCCGGATATCCCGTTCGCGCCACGGAGGCCCATCGCTGA
- a CDS encoding complex I subunit 4 family protein: MPLTTIPQPLAFAPQLAWTIYASFLGAAAVLLTPQSRPQFTRWVALLTSLVGFVLTLGAVLQYQPGSLLVVADSTWIPQLGIRYTLAADGISLTLLLLTGLAAMAGILFSWNIEHRTREFFAFYLVLIGGVYGVFLSFDLFLLFVFYEIAIIPKYFLIAIWGSAPNGDTRPRQYAAMKLALYSFAGSALVLIGILAAWAASGSQTLNLAVLAHYPFSQHFQMWAFPLVFVGFAVLAGLWPFHTWAPTGHAAAPTAASMLLAGVVMKLGAYGCLRVAMMLFPLGLAPWGFHILGLGSWRDVFALLALISIVYGASVALVQRDFKFVIGYSSVSHMGFVLLGLMTLSQIGIDGAVLQMFSHGIIAGLLFAVVGRMVYDRTHTRDLAALGPMHLSRALPFAAITFTLAAMASVGLPGFSGFIAELQVILGVWRSMPWMVFAVALGILIGVAFTWRALTRVFFPAAQSDEPPAPIEHPLPPITLPERAGALLLLTATIIVGLYPHILMRLILPSLQSPLFSALRNGGWR, encoded by the coding sequence ATGCCGCTCACGACGATTCCACAGCCGCTCGCTTTCGCTCCGCAACTCGCGTGGACCATCTACGCCTCTTTCCTGGGTGCGGCCGCTGTCCTGCTCACGCCCCAATCGCGCCCGCAGTTTACCCGCTGGGTCGCGTTGCTCACTTCGCTGGTCGGCTTCGTACTCACCCTCGGCGCGGTGCTGCAGTATCAGCCCGGCTCGCTGCTTGTCGTCGCGGACTCTACCTGGATTCCTCAACTCGGTATCCGCTACACGCTCGCCGCCGACGGCATCAGCCTTACGCTCTTGCTGCTCACCGGCCTCGCGGCCATGGCCGGCATCCTCTTTTCGTGGAACATCGAACATCGCACCCGCGAGTTTTTCGCCTTCTACCTCGTGCTCATCGGCGGAGTCTACGGCGTCTTCCTCAGCTTTGATCTCTTCCTGCTCTTCGTCTTCTACGAGATTGCGATCATCCCCAAATACTTCCTCATCGCCATCTGGGGTTCCGCGCCCAACGGAGACACGCGCCCGCGCCAATACGCAGCCATGAAGCTCGCGCTCTACTCCTTCGCGGGCAGCGCGCTTGTGCTCATTGGCATTCTCGCCGCATGGGCCGCTTCAGGCTCCCAGACGCTCAACCTCGCCGTCCTCGCTCACTATCCGTTCTCGCAGCACTTCCAGATGTGGGCCTTCCCGCTCGTCTTCGTGGGCTTTGCGGTGCTCGCCGGCCTCTGGCCGTTCCATACCTGGGCGCCCACGGGCCACGCCGCCGCGCCCACTGCTGCCTCCATGTTGTTGGCTGGTGTTGTTATGAAGCTCGGTGCCTACGGCTGCCTGCGCGTCGCCATGATGCTCTTTCCCCTCGGCCTCGCACCATGGGGATTCCACATTCTCGGCCTCGGCTCCTGGCGTGATGTCTTCGCCCTGCTCGCGCTTATCAGCATCGTCTACGGCGCCAGCGTCGCCCTCGTCCAGCGCGACTTCAAATTCGTCATCGGCTACTCCAGCGTCAGTCACATGGGATTTGTGTTGCTCGGCCTCATGACGCTCAGCCAGATCGGCATCGACGGCGCGGTGCTGCAAATGTTCTCTCACGGCATCATCGCGGGGCTGCTCTTCGCCGTCGTCGGCCGCATGGTCTACGACCGCACCCACACCCGCGACCTCGCCGCTCTCGGCCCCATGCATCTCAGCCGCGCATTGCCGTTTGCGGCCATCACCTTCACCCTCGCCGCCATGGCCTCCGTCGGCCTTCCCGGTTTCAGCGGATTCATCGCCGAACTGCAAGTCATCCTCGGCGTCTGGCGCTCCATGCCATGGATGGTCTTCGCTGTCGCGCTTGGCATTCTCATCGGTGTCGCCTTCACCTGGCGCGCGCTCACTCGGGTATTCTTTCCCGCTGCTCAATCAGACGAGCCGCCCGCGCCCATCGAACATCCTCTGCCGCCCATCACTTTGCCCGAGCGCGCCGGAGCACTGCTTTTGCTCACGGCAACCATCATCGTCGGCCTCTACCCGCACATTCTTATGCGACTCATTCTGCCTAGCCTGCAATCTCCGCTCTTCTCGGCTCTGCGTAACGGAGGCTGGCGATGA
- a CDS encoding NADH-quinone oxidoreductase subunit N: protein MNPVSYSELLRLTLPQIALTVAAFFVLACDGMLLRRSPIAVRARIAMLLSVAGSLVALALLPLTAPVQLLDGMLVLDARTGVVQVVLLLFTLAVTLLSGSVLAQQGREVSAFTTHIGEFFALLLFATVAALFLVSTQNLLLIFLAVEFLSLVLYILTAFNKHSRASAEAALKYFLFGGMSAGFLLFGISLLYGVSGSLDLQQIALAASQPDSLLLVAIVLVILGFGFKIAAAPFHLWAPDAYQGAPSLSAGFIASSSKVASFFVFAQVLFIGVASASGNAAWHLSAPGWMPILAAVAVLSMLLGNLAALAQTSLRRLLAYSAIGHAGYLLLGLIAHTPQSLAALLYYVFTYALAVLGAFGVLAILETNGIDSLSSLAGLSRRSPALSACLLVFLLSLAGIPPLVGFFAKFWLFAAALQAAPAFGLLWLVILAILMSVVALFYYLRVLRQVYVVPMAEDATPLSSPTLARITLLVMAALTLLLGCAPNLLMRWLR from the coding sequence ATGAACCCGGTCTCCTACTCCGAACTGCTGCGCCTCACACTGCCGCAAATCGCCCTCACTGTCGCCGCCTTCTTCGTGCTGGCCTGTGACGGCATGCTGCTGCGCCGCTCTCCAATAGCCGTACGCGCTCGCATCGCCATGCTGCTCTCGGTGGCAGGCTCCCTCGTGGCGCTCGCACTCCTGCCTCTCACTGCGCCGGTCCAATTGCTCGATGGCATGCTGGTGCTCGACGCCCGCACGGGCGTGGTGCAGGTCGTGCTGCTGCTGTTCACTCTCGCCGTCACGCTCCTCTCCGGCTCAGTGTTAGCCCAGCAGGGCAGGGAAGTATCCGCATTCACCACCCACATCGGCGAATTCTTCGCCTTGCTCTTATTCGCAACCGTCGCGGCACTCTTTCTGGTCAGCACGCAAAATCTTCTGCTCATCTTTCTTGCGGTTGAGTTTTTGAGCCTCGTGCTCTACATCCTCACAGCTTTCAATAAACACAGCCGCGCCTCGGCTGAGGCCGCGCTCAAGTACTTTCTGTTTGGCGGCATGTCCGCCGGTTTTCTGCTCTTCGGCATCAGCCTGCTTTATGGAGTCTCTGGCTCGCTTGATCTGCAGCAAATTGCGCTCGCGGCCTCGCAGCCCGACTCTCTGCTCCTCGTGGCCATCGTGCTCGTCATCCTCGGCTTCGGATTCAAGATCGCCGCCGCACCCTTCCACCTCTGGGCTCCTGATGCCTACCAGGGCGCACCGTCTCTCAGCGCCGGTTTCATCGCGTCCTCTTCAAAGGTAGCGAGCTTCTTCGTCTTCGCCCAGGTGCTCTTCATCGGCGTGGCCAGCGCCTCCGGCAATGCGGCGTGGCATCTTTCCGCTCCAGGATGGATGCCCATCCTCGCGGCCGTCGCAGTGCTCTCTATGCTGCTCGGGAATCTCGCCGCGCTCGCCCAGACCAGCCTGCGCCGCCTGCTCGCCTACTCGGCGATTGGCCACGCGGGCTATCTCCTGCTCGGCCTCATCGCGCATACGCCACAGAGTCTCGCCGCGCTGCTCTACTACGTCTTTACCTATGCGCTGGCCGTGCTCGGTGCATTCGGCGTGCTCGCCATCCTTGAAACAAACGGCATCGATTCACTCTCATCCCTCGCAGGACTCAGCCGCCGCTCTCCCGCGCTCTCTGCCTGCCTGCTTGTCTTTCTGCTCTCGCTGGCAGGCATTCCGCCGCTGGTCGGCTTCTTCGCCAAGTTCTGGCTCTTCGCCGCCGCATTGCAGGCCGCGCCCGCCTTTGGACTCCTCTGGCTTGTCATCCTTGCCATTCTGATGAGTGTGGTCGCGCTCTTCTACTATCTGCGTGTGCTGCGTCAGGTCTATGTCGTGCCGATGGCAGAGGACGCCACTCCGCTTTCATCCCCCACACTGGCCCGCATCACGCTCCTCGTCATGGCCGCGCTCACGTTGCTGCTCGGCTGCGCGCCCAATCTGCTCATGCGCTGGTTGCGCTAG
- a CDS encoding ComEC/Rec2 family competence protein, which translates to MATRAIPEQHPVAIVARKISRRYFSAPMLLGALGFAAGILLARMCWRTPALLGVAMLAMAAVAWMATLRKVLPGIALAAALACMALAGAWSWEIAPQPSTENAALLVQYSHQNRNGRKVSGEDHVEGMVAVAQAVREEDWHAFYSRKSRVEHSQYADLRAVRINGLALPADFGVRVGIYAPEDARFPTMRCGDAVEWTGTLHMPEEFHDPGVWDAAEYLRGQGIGAEGSTKAAAVRLLPAHAMNWRAEVMCRVRSWQQSAGQQLMAYAQSQRNLAMPAMLRISTTDATMLTAMTTGNRSYLTGPTRTGFERTGSFHLLVVSGLHLAIFSGMIFWLARRLRMGRGWATVATIALSWGYAVFTGWGQPVQRSLWMVVLYLLARLVWREKQRMNAIGLAALGILAARPEAVADTGFQMTLLAVFAVAGIAIPLLERGVEPYLRALERLWVLPMDASLPPRLAQFRVTLRMLLQQGRWPLRTRVMRYLLPKLLRICLRIAELVIVTVAIEAAMALPMAVDFHRITIAGLPVNLLIVPLIGILLPLAIATLLCVLAVPTLAVIPAAGTALFLHFVLFLVTYFGDARLGNWRVPEPLALQLAGCLVLLVMGMGMLRWRRMGWVPGVALVALSVAVLLWPRPITHDQRACEVAAIDVGQGDSLLVITPEGKTLLIDAGGLEGKSPDDHFNMGEDVVSPVLWSLGIRRLDAVAITHGHVDHIGGMAAVIANFHPKQLWVGKNPQSRTYDVVLAEARAMHVEVVPHLAGDRFWFGGVRVRVLWPSADYEPGRRPSNEDSLVLRLRYEGTSALLEGDAEAPAERQMIAEGGLQSNLLKVGHHGSRTSTRPAFLAAVRPQYAAISVGQRNLYGHPKLAVLQELGDAHVLTYRTDMNGMTTFYLDGKHLRAVTE; encoded by the coding sequence ATGGCAACGCGAGCGATTCCTGAACAACACCCGGTGGCCATAGTGGCACGCAAAATCTCTCGCCGGTATTTTTCTGCACCGATGCTACTGGGCGCCCTGGGATTTGCCGCAGGCATTTTGCTTGCGCGCATGTGCTGGCGCACGCCCGCGCTGCTGGGCGTGGCCATGCTTGCCATGGCTGCGGTGGCATGGATGGCTACTTTGCGAAAGGTGCTGCCAGGCATCGCCCTGGCGGCGGCCCTAGCGTGCATGGCGCTGGCGGGCGCGTGGAGTTGGGAGATTGCGCCGCAGCCCTCCACGGAAAACGCTGCGCTGCTGGTGCAGTATAGCCACCAGAATCGCAATGGGCGCAAGGTCAGCGGCGAAGACCATGTGGAAGGCATGGTGGCCGTGGCGCAGGCTGTGCGCGAGGAAGATTGGCACGCATTCTATTCGCGCAAGAGCCGGGTGGAGCACAGCCAATATGCTGATCTGCGTGCGGTGCGGATCAATGGCCTCGCGCTTCCGGCAGATTTTGGTGTTCGCGTCGGGATCTATGCACCCGAGGATGCGCGCTTCCCCACGATGCGCTGCGGTGACGCGGTTGAGTGGACGGGCACGCTGCACATGCCGGAAGAGTTTCATGATCCGGGCGTTTGGGATGCGGCGGAATATCTACGTGGACAAGGCATTGGCGCGGAAGGAAGCACGAAGGCCGCGGCGGTGAGGCTGCTGCCGGCGCACGCGATGAACTGGCGCGCGGAGGTGATGTGCCGCGTCCGCTCATGGCAGCAAAGCGCGGGCCAACAGCTCATGGCGTATGCGCAGAGCCAGCGGAATCTGGCGATGCCGGCGATGCTGCGAATCTCAACTACTGACGCGACGATGCTGACGGCCATGACGACCGGAAACCGCAGCTATTTGACGGGACCCACGCGCACGGGTTTTGAGCGGACGGGGTCGTTTCATCTGCTGGTGGTTTCAGGGCTGCATCTGGCGATTTTCTCTGGCATGATTTTTTGGCTGGCGCGGCGGCTGCGCATGGGCCGTGGATGGGCGACCGTGGCGACCATTGCACTGTCATGGGGCTATGCAGTGTTCACGGGGTGGGGACAGCCGGTGCAGCGCTCGCTGTGGATGGTGGTCTTGTATTTGCTGGCGCGGCTGGTGTGGCGCGAGAAGCAGCGGATGAACGCGATTGGGTTGGCGGCACTGGGAATTCTGGCAGCGCGGCCGGAGGCAGTGGCGGACACGGGATTTCAGATGACGCTGCTGGCGGTGTTTGCCGTGGCGGGAATTGCGATTCCATTGCTGGAGCGTGGAGTGGAGCCGTATCTGCGTGCGCTGGAGCGTTTGTGGGTGCTTCCGATGGATGCCTCGCTGCCGCCCAGGCTGGCGCAGTTTCGAGTGACGCTGCGGATGCTATTACAGCAGGGGCGCTGGCCACTGCGAACGCGAGTGATGCGGTATTTGCTTCCGAAACTATTGCGAATTTGCCTGCGAATTGCCGAACTGGTGATTGTGACGGTGGCGATTGAGGCAGCGATGGCGCTGCCGATGGCTGTGGACTTTCATCGCATTACGATTGCCGGGCTGCCGGTGAACCTGCTGATTGTTCCGCTGATTGGCATTCTTTTGCCGCTGGCGATTGCGACTTTGCTTTGCGTGTTGGCGGTTCCTACGCTGGCGGTGATTCCGGCGGCGGGCACGGCGTTGTTTCTGCATTTTGTTCTATTTTTGGTTACTTATTTTGGGGATGCCCGGCTAGGAAACTGGCGTGTGCCGGAGCCGCTTGCGTTGCAGTTGGCAGGATGCCTGGTTCTGCTGGTGATGGGCATGGGAATGTTGCGCTGGCGGCGCATGGGGTGGGTTCCGGGCGTGGCGCTGGTGGCTTTGAGCGTGGCAGTGCTGCTGTGGCCGAGGCCCATTACGCACGACCAAAGAGCATGCGAGGTGGCGGCCATTGATGTGGGGCAGGGCGATTCCCTGCTGGTCATTACACCAGAGGGAAAAACGCTGCTGATTGATGCGGGCGGACTGGAGGGCAAATCACCGGACGACCATTTCAACATGGGCGAAGATGTGGTTTCGCCGGTGCTGTGGTCGCTGGGGATTCGGCGGCTGGATGCGGTGGCAATCACGCATGGGCATGTGGACCATATTGGCGGCATGGCGGCAGTGATTGCGAATTTTCATCCGAAGCAGTTGTGGGTGGGTAAGAATCCGCAGTCGCGGACTTATGATGTGGTGCTCGCGGAAGCGCGGGCGATGCACGTGGAGGTGGTGCCGCACCTGGCGGGAGACCGCTTCTGGTTTGGGGGCGTGCGCGTGCGCGTGTTGTGGCCCTCTGCTGATTATGAGCCGGGGAGACGCCCGTCGAATGAGGACTCCCTGGTGTTGCGGCTGCGGTATGAAGGCACGAGCGCGCTGTTGGAGGGCGATGCGGAGGCTCCGGCCGAACGACAGATGATTGCGGAAGGCGGGCTGCAATCGAACCTGCTGAAAGTGGGGCATCATGGCAGCCGCACGTCGACGAGGCCGGCGTTTCTGGCGGCGGTGCGGCCGCAATATGCGGCGATCTCAGTGGGGCAGCGTAATTTGTATGGGCATCCCAAGCTGGCCGTGCTGCAGGAGCTGGGGGATGCACATGTCTTGACGTATCGCACCGATATGAATGGCATGACTACGTTTTATCTGGACGGCAAGCATCTGCGCGCGGTGACGGAATAG
- the rlmD gene encoding 23S rRNA (uracil(1939)-C(5))-methyltransferase RlmD, with protein MKVRIEKAIYGGAGLARHEGKAVFVERSLPGELVEAEIVTDKASYSEARVTEVLEPSAERVAAPCPYYGACGGCQYQHASEDEQLRMKAAILQETLERARLKDLPEIQVIAGEPWGYRNRIRLHVETKPFALGYRREQSHVTLPVEECRIAAPALVRAMQVLVEQCEAALAGWAREVELFTDDATELLLISVYADAATAKMQERLDALWERLQGALPEAAGCAAFALPAGKGFARRVATAGGPSLTYGAGGLQYRVSAGAFFQVNRFLVDRMVAAVCEARAGATAWDLYAGVGLFAKALVPRFEHVTAVEAAPESVADLRVNAPGARVVAATTLDFLRKAAQEAGKRKAAPDLVVADPPRAGLGKDVTALLGKIRPRHITYVSCDPATLSRDLFALLQSGYRFRSLHLLDMFPQTFHVETIAQLTLE; from the coding sequence ATGAAGGTACGCATCGAAAAGGCGATCTACGGCGGCGCGGGGCTGGCGCGGCATGAGGGCAAAGCGGTCTTTGTGGAGCGATCTCTGCCGGGCGAGCTCGTGGAAGCTGAGATTGTAACCGACAAAGCATCTTATTCAGAAGCGCGTGTGACGGAGGTGCTGGAACCCTCTGCGGAGCGCGTGGCGGCGCCGTGCCCGTATTACGGCGCATGCGGCGGATGCCAGTATCAGCATGCGAGCGAAGACGAACAGTTGCGCATGAAAGCGGCGATCTTGCAGGAGACACTGGAGCGTGCGCGATTAAAGGATCTGCCTGAGATACAGGTGATTGCGGGAGAGCCGTGGGGATATCGCAACCGCATTCGGCTGCATGTGGAGACGAAGCCGTTTGCGCTGGGCTACCGGCGAGAGCAGTCGCATGTAACGCTGCCCGTGGAGGAGTGCCGCATTGCCGCTCCAGCGCTGGTGCGCGCGATGCAGGTGCTGGTGGAGCAGTGCGAAGCAGCGCTGGCAGGATGGGCGCGCGAAGTGGAACTGTTTACCGATGATGCGACGGAGCTCCTGTTGATAAGCGTGTATGCCGATGCAGCGACAGCGAAGATGCAGGAGCGACTGGATGCTTTGTGGGAGCGACTGCAAGGCGCGTTGCCCGAGGCGGCGGGATGCGCGGCGTTTGCGCTGCCGGCGGGTAAGGGATTTGCGCGGCGCGTGGCGACGGCGGGAGGGCCTTCGCTGACGTATGGCGCTGGCGGTTTGCAGTACCGCGTGAGCGCGGGTGCATTCTTTCAGGTGAACCGGTTTCTGGTGGATCGCATGGTGGCGGCGGTGTGCGAGGCACGTGCCGGGGCAACGGCATGGGATTTGTATGCGGGCGTCGGGCTATTTGCCAAAGCACTGGTGCCGCGGTTTGAGCATGTGACGGCGGTGGAGGCCGCGCCGGAGTCGGTCGCGGATTTGCGGGTGAACGCGCCGGGAGCACGCGTGGTGGCGGCGACGACACTCGACTTTCTGCGCAAGGCGGCGCAGGAAGCCGGAAAGCGGAAGGCCGCGCCGGATCTGGTAGTGGCGGACCCTCCGCGTGCGGGCCTGGGCAAAGATGTGACGGCGCTGCTGGGCAAGATTCGCCCCCGGCACATTACTTACGTTTCCTGTGATCCGGCAACGCTCTCGCGCGACCTTTTTGCGTTGCTACAATCCGGGTACCGCTTCCGCTCTCTGCACTTGTTGGATATGTTTCCGCAGACATTTCATGTGGAGACGATTGCCCAACTGACGCTCGAATAG
- a CDS encoding type III pantothenate kinase: MLLVLNVNNTNTLIAIYSLHADGSTDELRATWRISTRQGQTADEYGILVRSLLASEGLVCEAVRDVVIASVVPPLDWTLRQFCERYFTSKPIFIGPGVKTGLPILTDHPTEVGADRVANCIGAFHRYGGPTIVVDFGTATNFDVVSRKGEFIGGAIAPGLNISAEALFARAARLPRVEIRKPAKMIGTNTVDNLQIGLFWGHIGLVDSILERMISELGHDVKCVATGGLAQVLAGESKYITEVNETLTLDGLRLVYEAQRASREKSGGNRGA, encoded by the coding sequence ATGCTGCTGGTTTTGAATGTCAACAATACGAATACCCTCATCGCGATCTATAGCCTGCATGCCGATGGCTCAACCGATGAACTGCGCGCGACATGGCGCATCAGCACGCGGCAGGGGCAGACGGCGGACGAGTATGGCATTCTTGTGCGCAGCCTGCTGGCGAGCGAGGGGCTGGTATGCGAGGCAGTGCGGGATGTGGTGATTGCATCGGTGGTTCCGCCGCTGGATTGGACGCTGCGGCAGTTTTGCGAGCGCTACTTCACGAGCAAGCCGATCTTTATAGGGCCGGGCGTGAAGACGGGGTTGCCGATTCTGACGGATCATCCGACGGAGGTGGGCGCGGATCGCGTGGCGAATTGCATTGGTGCTTTTCACCGCTATGGCGGCCCGACGATTGTGGTGGACTTTGGCACGGCGACCAACTTCGATGTGGTGTCGCGCAAGGGTGAATTCATTGGCGGCGCGATTGCGCCGGGGCTGAATATTTCTGCCGAGGCACTGTTTGCGCGGGCTGCGCGGCTGCCGCGCGTGGAAATTCGCAAGCCGGCGAAGATGATTGGAACCAACACGGTGGACAATCTGCAGATTGGGTTGTTCTGGGGGCACATCGGGCTGGTGGACTCGATACTGGAGCGCATGATCAGCGAACTGGGGCATGATGTGAAATGCGTGGCTACAGGCGGACTGGCACAGGTGCTGGCAGGCGAATCGAAGTACATCACTGAAGTAAATGAAACGCTGACGCTCGACGGATTGCGGCTGGTGTATGAAGCACAGCGCGCAAGCCGCGAGAAGAGCGGCGGAAATCGCGGCGCGTAA
- a CDS encoding biotin--[acetyl-CoA-carboxylase] ligase, which produces MEAAVQALDLNAMNAALAETPFAGRITLFPAITSTNTHAMAEGDAGAAHGSVYVAEEQTGGRGRGAHAWASPPGSGLYVSVLLRPQMAPGDALWISLAAGLAVRHAVEEMTTLQADLRWPNDLMLGKKKFCGILTEMHAEATRVRHVVVGIGINVLQMAFPEGLDAMATSLQIETGLQWSRQDLLVALLQALDREMSALGDAMRMDAAKQSILERIERASSWVRGKRVRVDEGAGFAGVTDGLNAQGFLQVRTQDGIRTVLSGGVREDDGGR; this is translated from the coding sequence GTGGAAGCTGCGGTGCAAGCCCTTGACCTGAACGCAATGAACGCGGCACTGGCAGAGACGCCGTTCGCGGGCAGGATTACGCTCTTCCCAGCGATCACATCGACCAACACGCATGCAATGGCGGAAGGGGATGCGGGCGCCGCGCATGGCAGTGTTTATGTGGCCGAGGAACAGACGGGCGGACGCGGGCGCGGGGCGCATGCGTGGGCTTCGCCGCCGGGCAGCGGACTGTATGTGAGTGTGCTGCTGCGTCCGCAGATGGCTCCGGGAGATGCGCTGTGGATCTCACTGGCCGCGGGTCTGGCGGTGCGTCATGCAGTGGAAGAGATGACGACACTGCAGGCGGACTTGCGCTGGCCCAATGATTTGATGCTCGGGAAGAAAAAGTTCTGCGGGATTTTGACTGAGATGCATGCCGAGGCGACACGCGTGCGGCATGTGGTGGTGGGTATCGGCATCAACGTGCTGCAGATGGCGTTTCCTGAAGGGCTGGATGCGATGGCAACCTCACTGCAGATTGAGACCGGGCTGCAGTGGTCGCGGCAGGATCTGCTGGTTGCGCTGCTGCAGGCTCTGGATCGCGAAATGTCTGCGCTGGGCGATGCGATGCGGATGGACGCCGCGAAGCAGAGCATTCTGGAGCGGATAGAGCGGGCGTCGAGCTGGGTGCGTGGCAAGCGCGTGCGCGTGGATGAAGGCGCTGGCTTCGCAGGCGTCACCGACGGGTTGAATGCGCAGGGATTTCTGCAGGTGCGCACGCAGGATGGTATTCGTACGGTGCTGTCTGGCGGAGTGCGCGAAGATGATGGGGGACGATAA